The DNA segment GGCGAATTGTTGAGCAGATCCCAGTTCGTCGAATCGATGCCATCGACGAACAGGTTGGGATCATAGTTGGGCACGGAGACCAGCGCCAGCACGCCGCCGCTCGCCGGTTCGATGGCCACCAGCGCGCCGCGGCGGTCGCCGAAGGCCTTTTCCGCGATCTGCTGCAGCTTGGCATCAACCGTCAGTGTCAGGTTGTTGCCGGGTACCGGCGGTGTGCGCGCCAGTGTGCGCACCGCATGGCCACCGGCATCGACCTCGACCTGTTCGACGCCGCTGGTGCCATGCAATTCGAATTCATAGTGCTGTTCCAGTCCCGCCTTGCCGAAATGGTCGGTGCCGCGGTAGTTGTTGTCCTGGTCCTGTTCCTCGATCTGGTCCAGATCGCGGTCGGTGACGCGGCCGATATAGCCGAGCAGATGGGAGCCGAAAGCGCCGAAGGGATACTGGCGGAACAGCCGGGCCTGGATATCGACGCCGGGAAAACGGTAGCGGTTGGCAATGAAGCGCGCCACTTCCTCGTCGGAAACGCGGGTGCGGATCGGCAATGACTCGAAGTTCTTGCTCTCTTCGAACAGCTTCTTGAAGCGCTTGCGATCCTTGGCCTCGATGTTGATGACCTTGGACAGCTCGTCCATCGTGGCGTCAAGATCGGCAACCTTGGATGGCGTGATCTCGATGGTGTATGCAGAGTAATTGCGCGCCAGCACGACGCCATTGCGGTCAATGATGAGGCCGCGGTTGGGCGTCACCGGCACCAGCGAGATGCGGTTTTCCTCGGCGCGCGTCCGGTAGTAGCCATACTGGATGACCTGCAGCCAGACGAAGCGCAGCAGCAGCAGCCCGAAGCAGGCCAGCACGAAAACGCCGACAAAACGCAAGCGGCCTTGAAAACGCTCCAGCTCCTGCTGCGGGTTCTTGAATTTCATTCTACAAAGGTCGCGTCAGCGATCGGCGATGTTTTCCTCTCCCTCCGGGAGAAGGGCTAGGGGTGAGGGTGAATACTGGTGGCATCGGACTAAATAGGACGATTGTCGTCGCGTTCGACCGGGCGGAATTGCGGCAGCAGCAGCAAATAGGTCAACGGATGCCACAGCACGGCAGCAACGAAGCTGGAGAGAAACCACAGGAGGCCAGGGAATTCGCCGCCGCCGATGAGCCCGATCGCCAGCATGATAAGTTGGCTGCCGAGCAGCAGGGGCAGTATCTGTAGCGCCTGCTGTCCCAGCGGAAACCAGAGGATGCGCCGGGAAAGACTGCCAGCGGCGAAAGCCACCACTACATAGGCCAGCGCATGTTGACCGAGGGCACTGCCATCGGCAACGTCCATCACCAGGCCGAGGACAAAGGCCGCGCCCATGCCCACGCGCAGCGGCTGATGGATGCACCAGAAGGCCAGCACCACGGCCACCCAGTCGGGAATGCCGGGGAAGCGGCCGAACGGGATCAGGTTGAGGAACAACGCCAGCAACAGCGTCGCCAGGATGAACCAGTTGCGGACCGGCAGCAGGATGCGATTCGAGGAATGGGTAGGCTGCATGTCTAAACCTGGTACAAGGTCCAAGGTTCAAGATTCAAGGTGACACCATTCATGCTTGGCCCCTTGAACCTTGAGTCTTGCATCCTGTATCTTGAATTTGTCATTTTCTCTTCCGGTGCGGCGCACCGACTATTTTCTTCCGGCCCGGTTCCGCGTTTTCTTCCGTCAGCTTCGACACTTGCGGCGGGCGGCCAAGTACCAGCACCTGGCCGTGGCGCTCGACGCCGGCGAGCGGTACGCAGCGGATGCGGGCAAACATGAACGCGCTGTCGCGATCGATGGCGGCCACGCGCGCCACCGGCAGACCGCGCAGGTAGATGCCATCGAGGCCGGAGGTGACCAGGATGTCGCCCA comes from the Georgfuchsia toluolica genome and includes:
- the mreD gene encoding rod shape-determining protein MreD, encoding MQPTHSSNRILLPVRNWFILATLLLALFLNLIPFGRFPGIPDWVAVVLAFWCIHQPLRVGMGAAFVLGLVMDVADGSALGQHALAYVVVAFAAGSLSRRILWFPLGQQALQILPLLLGSQLIMLAIGLIGGGEFPGLLWFLSSFVAAVLWHPLTYLLLLPQFRPVERDDNRPI